A genomic region of Gemmatimonadota bacterium contains the following coding sequences:
- a CDS encoding PhoH family protein: protein MPSLKNTVTHRLSAKGIDPLALYGQYDSRLRAIESEFDAKITARGEEVVITGKAEEVRQITNVLREMIKSVQQGRTREVDDIIRATRTEKKNGEESGSYSGESIEVLSRRERIRARSPNQQEYVDQVRKCDIVFSIGPAGTGKTYLAVAMAISALRRGEVDRIVLARPAVEAGESLGFLPGDPREKVDPYLKPLYDALHDMIPNHKAGRLIEDGTIEIIAMAYMRGRTLNNAFVILDEAQNTTTAQMKMFLTRLGANSKAIITGDITQIDLPEDKVSGLVHVQEVLADIRGIAFVYLTDKDVVRHRLVQDIIKAYERHENP from the coding sequence ATGCCATCATTGAAAAACACGGTTACGCATCGCTTATCGGCTAAGGGCATCGATCCCCTCGCGCTCTACGGCCAGTACGATTCCAGGCTGCGCGCCATAGAGAGTGAATTCGACGCCAAAATCACCGCCCGGGGCGAAGAAGTCGTGATCACGGGCAAAGCGGAAGAAGTCAGGCAGATCACCAATGTGCTGCGCGAGATGATCAAGTCTGTCCAGCAGGGCCGAACGCGCGAAGTGGACGATATCATCCGGGCAACCAGGACCGAAAAGAAAAACGGTGAAGAATCCGGCTCGTACTCCGGTGAATCGATCGAAGTGCTGTCCCGGCGGGAACGGATCCGGGCGCGGAGTCCCAACCAGCAGGAGTACGTGGACCAGGTCCGGAAATGCGATATCGTGTTTTCCATCGGGCCCGCCGGTACGGGTAAGACCTACCTGGCGGTAGCCATGGCCATCTCGGCCCTACGCAGGGGAGAGGTCGATCGGATCGTATTGGCGCGGCCGGCCGTGGAAGCGGGCGAAAGCCTCGGGTTTCTTCCCGGCGATCCGAGGGAAAAGGTCGACCCGTACCTCAAGCCCCTCTATGACGCGCTGCACGACATGATCCCGAACCACAAGGCCGGACGTCTCATCGAAGACGGGACCATCGAGATCATTGCCATGGCGTATATGCGAGGCCGTACGCTGAACAACGCCTTCGTGATCCTCGACGAGGCCCAGAACACGACGACGGCGCAGATGAAGATGTTCCTGACCCGCCTGGGCGCCAATTCCAAGGCGATCATCACCGGCGATATCACCCAGATCGATCTGCCCGAGGACAAGGTTTCCGGACTGGTTCACGTCCAGGAGGTGCTGGCGGACATCCGGGGCATCGCCTTCGTATACCTGACGGATAAGGACGTGGTCAGGCACCGGCTCGTTCAGGACATCATCAAGGCCTATGAACGGCATGAGAACCCCTAA
- a CDS encoding DUF402 domain-containing protein encodes MAETVTEIKHNTGKPDQSFSCRLLYHGGSRMVISYRSTREYRQGDIRIPPGTLTLAYYEEGLPHILWKMIGPDGSLVGHYVHLCDRVRIGPDHVEYDDQLLDLWFFPDGGCRVLDEDELRQAADNGLIEPDTADRVRTTAGDVVRRIHTITADFDALLDSRGLAQHAS; translated from the coding sequence ATGGCCGAAACCGTCACGGAAATCAAGCACAACACTGGCAAGCCCGACCAGTCCTTCTCGTGCCGCCTGCTCTACCACGGGGGCAGCCGCATGGTGATTTCCTACCGGTCCACCCGGGAATACCGGCAGGGGGACATCCGGATTCCCCCGGGCACGCTGACCCTGGCCTATTACGAAGAAGGACTGCCCCACATCCTGTGGAAGATGATCGGACCGGACGGAAGCCTCGTCGGGCACTACGTACACCTCTGCGACCGGGTACGGATCGGACCGGACCACGTTGAGTATGACGACCAGTTGCTTGACCTGTGGTTCTTTCCGGACGGCGGCTGCCGCGTGCTGGACGAGGACGAACTGCGGCAGGCCGCTGACAACGGACTGATCGAACCTGATACGGCGGATCGCGTAAGGACAACTGCCGGGGATGTCGTGCGCCGTATCCACACGATCACGGCGGATTTCGACGCGCTGCTCGACAGCCGCGGACTTGCTCAGCACGCCAGCTAG
- a CDS encoding nitroreductase, protein MSVLDTIRNRRSIYEFRTEPVPREVIARVLETAVWAPNHKLTEPWRFLVVTGKTKEALATIYCKIQREKTKSDDSGILRKATEKGYAKIMSKPAVIGVVCKKDEDAFRAREDYAATCCAIHNIALAAWEEGIGMQWSTGGLIRDPETLELLKIDSREEEIIGFLYTGYPAQVPAQKRIPAAERTEWFG, encoded by the coding sequence ATGTCCGTACTCGATACAATCCGGAACAGACGGTCGATTTACGAATTCAGGACGGAACCGGTCCCCCGGGAAGTGATCGCCCGTGTGCTCGAAACGGCCGTGTGGGCGCCGAACCACAAGCTGACGGAACCCTGGCGCTTCCTGGTCGTCACGGGGAAGACCAAGGAGGCCCTGGCGACCATCTACTGCAAGATCCAGCGTGAAAAAACGAAGTCGGACGACTCCGGTATCCTGCGGAAGGCCACTGAAAAGGGTTATGCCAAGATCATGTCCAAGCCCGCCGTCATCGGCGTGGTCTGCAAGAAGGACGAGGACGCCTTCCGCGCGCGCGAGGACTATGCCGCCACCTGCTGCGCTATTCACAACATCGCGCTGGCCGCCTGGGAAGAGGGCATCGGCATGCAGTGGAGCACGGGAGGGCTTATCCGGGATCCCGAGACGCTGGAACTGCTGAAAATCGATTCACGTGAAGAAGAAATCATCGGATTCCTCTACACAGGTTATCCGGCGCAGGTCCCCGCCCAGAAAAGAATACCCGCCGCCGAACGAACCGAATGGTTCGGCTGA
- a CDS encoding sulfatase-like hydrolase/transferase — MAADRPNIILIMTDQQRVDTIRGWDNPHMITPAHDRLAAEGVSFREAYCPGATCVASRAAVFTGMYPHNTGVYSFQPWGGHRNWVQDLAEAGYWCASVGKMHFMPRDIPGGFHERIVVENPTSMSLAGGGADDDWGRYMTFHGVERPNDRHLTDPDWWTRLQGVPWHEEERFHSDVFIGNSALNWIRSHRGDRPFFLEIGFTGPHEPWDPLPRHLSLYDDVEIPMPVTRENELAEKPPQQEALKKMFSTAGHESGINMYLANDERIDRMRRHYYAKVTTVDEKMGEILDALEERGYLDNALVIFCSDHGENLGDHALAYKWLMYDTITHIPLIIRYPDRRRRGDHVSDLVSLMDLGPTILEAAGVPVPTYLEGRSLQPYADPDSSVTPRDYVFCEDNYQIMMRSPVHKMVYYIGQEEGELYDLVADPGELWNRWSDSRYGAVKARMKEDLLEWLAASNYWHAGYKRDRSAQYAVRWPTDDNVNLQGPPAEDAEKPGF, encoded by the coding sequence ATGGCCGCGGACCGCCCCAACATCATCCTCATCATGACCGACCAGCAGCGGGTCGATACGATCCGCGGCTGGGACAATCCCCACATGATCACCCCGGCCCACGACAGGCTGGCCGCCGAAGGGGTTTCCTTCCGGGAGGCCTACTGTCCGGGCGCCACCTGCGTGGCCTCGCGGGCCGCCGTCTTCACCGGCATGTACCCCCATAACACGGGCGTCTACAGTTTCCAGCCCTGGGGAGGCCACCGCAACTGGGTGCAGGACCTGGCTGAGGCCGGCTACTGGTGCGCCAGCGTTGGCAAGATGCATTTCATGCCCAGAGACATCCCCGGCGGGTTTCACGAGCGGATCGTCGTCGAAAACCCGACCAGCATGAGCCTGGCCGGCGGCGGCGCGGACGACGACTGGGGCCGCTACATGACCTTCCACGGCGTGGAACGGCCCAACGACCGCCACCTGACGGACCCCGACTGGTGGACCAGGCTGCAGGGCGTGCCGTGGCACGAGGAAGAGCGGTTCCACAGCGACGTCTTCATTGGAAACTCGGCCCTCAACTGGATCCGCAGCCACCGCGGCGACAGGCCCTTCTTCCTCGAAATCGGATTTACGGGTCCCCACGAACCCTGGGACCCGCTCCCCCGTCACCTGAGCCTGTACGACGATGTCGAGATACCCATGCCGGTAACCCGGGAGAACGAACTGGCGGAAAAGCCGCCCCAGCAGGAAGCGCTGAAGAAGATGTTCTCCACGGCCGGCCACGAGTCCGGCATCAACATGTACCTGGCCAACGATGAACGCATCGACCGCATGCGCCGGCACTACTACGCCAAGGTGACTACGGTGGACGAGAAGATGGGGGAAATCCTGGACGCCCTGGAGGAAAGGGGCTACCTGGACAACGCCCTGGTCATCTTCTGCTCGGACCACGGCGAGAACCTGGGCGACCACGCCCTGGCCTACAAGTGGCTGATGTACGACACCATCACCCACATCCCCCTCATCATCCGCTACCCGGACCGCCGGCGCCGGGGCGACCACGTAAGCGACCTGGTCTCCCTCATGGACCTGGGTCCCACCATCCTCGAGGCGGCCGGCGTGCCGGTCCCCACCTACTTGGAAGGGCGGTCCTTACAGCCCTATGCCGACCCGGACTCCTCCGTCACGCCGCGGGACTACGTCTTCTGCGAGGACAACTACCAGATCATGATGCGCAGCCCGGTCCACAAGATGGTATACTACATTGGCCAGGAGGAGGGCGAGCTATACGACCTGGTGGCCGATCCCGGGGAGCTGTGGAACCGGTGGTCCGACAGCCGCTACGGGGCAGTCAAGGCCAGGATGAAAGAAGACCTGCTGGAGTGGCTGGCGGCCAGCAACTACTGGCACGCCGGTTACAAGCGGGATCGCTCCGCGCAGTATGCCGTGCGCTGGCCCACCGACGACAACGTCAACCTCCAGGGCCCGCCCGCGGAGGATGCGGAGAAGCCGGGGTTTTAG
- the ybeY gene encoding rRNA maturation RNase YbeY encodes MTVEIETTLPALDVPREALCSAVCRVLQGEGRDHAAVTVVLVDDPYIRRLNHKYRHLDRATDVLSFNLDDGTGLDREALGDVYISVDRARDQAGRYHVSLDDELHRLVVHGCLHLLGYDHHNASERKVMREKERVYSAAEDAGGNSDGHIGEKRRG; translated from the coding sequence TTGACTGTTGAAATCGAAACCACCCTGCCCGCGCTGGACGTGCCGCGCGAGGCGCTCTGCAGTGCCGTTTGCCGGGTACTTCAGGGGGAAGGCCGAGACCATGCGGCCGTGACCGTGGTACTGGTCGACGACCCCTACATCCGGCGGTTGAATCACAAGTATCGCCATCTGGATCGCGCGACGGACGTGCTGTCGTTCAACCTGGACGACGGTACCGGGCTCGACAGGGAAGCACTGGGCGACGTGTACATTTCCGTCGACCGGGCCCGGGACCAGGCCGGCCGTTATCATGTGTCCCTGGACGACGAGTTGCACCGGCTCGTGGTTCACGGGTGTCTGCACCTGCTGGGCTATGACCACCACAACGCTTCGGAACGCAAAGTGATGCGGGAGAAGGAGCGGGTCTACTCGGCGGCCGAGGACGCCGGCGGGAATTCGGATGGTCACATAGGAGAAAAGCGTCGTGGATGA
- a CDS encoding hemolysin family protein has product MDDDIPLLVEWLILTGCTIYAMLLTGAESAFSSLPKTTLQELKAAHEGGQSSRVTRWLDNQERLFTTLLIGKTITTAGVVISVVALALTPPLTDSFGSTLTLTISGLFAIGLLLVLIEWLPRLLVSRYSDLTVRVSAVLVLVSYWLFWPLITPLLVLNLRMARAGLFSSGRNPYWLDDELHRVLELEETRELKPDDKEMISSIIEMHDTSVREVMVPRVDMVCAEKSRPIPELLELIREMGHSRIPIYGDSVDDIVGVAYAKDLLQLSDDPEGEKELEDLLRPPYVVPETKKAAELLKEFQQEKIHLAIVVDEHGTTAGLVTLEDLLEEIVGEIQDEYDDEDPMYEALSGGSFLVHARLNIDTLNDILDLDITPDGFETVGGLVFNELGRVPEPGEAVPFRNFRIVVREVEGQRIIKAVVSRLQPRSEEGGTDSMEDRVA; this is encoded by the coding sequence GTGGATGACGACATTCCCCTATTGGTCGAATGGCTGATCCTGACCGGCTGTACTATTTACGCCATGCTCCTGACCGGAGCGGAATCCGCGTTTTCCAGCCTGCCCAAAACCACGCTTCAGGAACTCAAGGCCGCCCACGAAGGCGGACAATCCAGCCGCGTTACCCGGTGGCTCGACAACCAGGAACGCCTGTTTACCACCCTGCTCATCGGAAAAACCATCACCACGGCCGGCGTCGTCATCTCCGTGGTGGCCCTGGCCCTGACGCCGCCGCTTACCGACTCCTTCGGCTCGACCCTCACGCTGACTATCTCCGGACTGTTCGCCATCGGGCTGTTGCTGGTCCTGATCGAGTGGCTTCCGCGACTCCTCGTGTCCCGGTACTCCGACCTGACCGTTCGCGTTTCCGCCGTACTGGTCCTCGTCAGCTACTGGCTGTTCTGGCCGCTGATCACGCCGCTGCTCGTGCTGAACCTGCGCATGGCGCGCGCGGGACTCTTCAGCAGCGGCCGCAATCCCTACTGGCTCGACGACGAACTGCACCGGGTACTCGAACTCGAAGAGACCCGCGAACTGAAGCCCGACGACAAGGAGATGATCAGCAGCATCATCGAAATGCACGACACCAGCGTACGGGAAGTGATGGTGCCGCGGGTCGACATGGTGTGCGCGGAAAAATCCCGTCCCATTCCGGAACTGCTCGAGCTCATCCGCGAGATGGGCCATTCGAGGATTCCGATCTACGGCGATTCCGTCGACGATATCGTGGGGGTGGCCTACGCCAAAGACCTGCTTCAGCTAAGCGACGATCCTGAAGGAGAGAAGGAGCTGGAAGACCTGCTTCGCCCGCCCTACGTCGTGCCGGAAACCAAAAAAGCCGCCGAGCTGCTGAAGGAGTTCCAGCAGGAAAAGATCCACCTGGCCATCGTCGTGGACGAACACGGGACGACCGCGGGCCTGGTGACCCTGGAAGACCTGCTCGAGGAGATCGTGGGGGAGATCCAGGACGAATACGACGACGAGGATCCGATGTACGAGGCGCTGTCGGGCGGCTCGTTCCTCGTCCACGCCCGGCTCAATATAGATACGCTGAACGACATCCTCGACCTGGATATCACGCCGGACGGTTTCGAGACCGTCGGCGGCCTGGTTTTCAACGAACTCGGCCGGGTGCCCGAACCCGGCGAGGCCGTGCCGTTCCGGAATTTCCGGATCGTGGTGCGCGAGGTGGAGGGACAGCGGATCATCAAGGCGGTGGTCAGCCGCCTGCAGCCTCGATCCGAAGAAGGCGGGACCGATTCGATGGAGGACCGGGTGGCGTAG
- a CDS encoding tetratricopeptide repeat protein: MTNLRTVSLFLGLMLGGMLPGAVAAQESEAPMERAREQFGAGDYERAEATLRDLLDKQPGSADAHYWLSRVLDAQSRYDEAEKAVKEALKIDSASVESLIQLARVYILKDKKNDAREVLDDAGKLVPDNADVYYYRGRTYGRIRLATFRPRAAERELKIRDESYRRAVELNPEHPDAYFRLGFAYEADRDEPETALDWYFRQASVNPEHDDALYRLAFCAIQLKDFHRGYALLQQVAESQGVQANPLVAGLSGQLEAYHYHARDQHERAYHAMRRYVAVLSDIDPEKVALYRDLSGVASPDEAKAYREASVQEREKLWRTYWAARDPDPTTRINERLVEHYRRMIFSRLHFSKGKDPWDRRGEIYVRFGHPDDRQHFILKSGEDVVNAIFPTGNRDVDMIRDVSRQRVNMEVNTGAPNQDFGEFSARAGRATKSVAFPTESWVYVPFGLEIFFTDQRNSMVFDHPLQVIDLPDRATNFGTTNRLAYNFLNTPRKQAEELIRKVPEFHRHDYGGDPLNFVYQMASFKGTGDQADVEVAYSVPSAQLGNVADGLGERTWLSGRIALQDQDFNFVQGTPFQMGPLRRPASEQEKLQLSTGAFRFRAPPGAYRSAVALRDSLSRKFGIYTAPLDISDYNADRVLLSDIKLAASIVPTEGTGLLVRNGLHITPHPARLYAPSTPVFLYYEIYNLTRDAAGRTSFRSELEIAAREPGRNVLLRFLTALGRLVSQRSDEQSTYVAFEDGGTSADDYGYTSIVTEDLEPGTYTLTLTVTDLHSERTDKKTVEFIVVRG; this comes from the coding sequence ATGACGAACCTGAGAACGGTTTCCCTGTTTCTGGGCCTCATGCTCGGCGGTATGTTGCCTGGCGCTGTAGCGGCACAGGAGAGCGAGGCCCCGATGGAACGGGCCAGGGAACAGTTTGGCGCGGGTGACTATGAACGGGCGGAAGCCACGCTGCGGGACCTGCTGGATAAACAGCCCGGATCCGCGGATGCCCACTACTGGCTGAGCCGGGTCCTGGACGCGCAGAGCAGGTATGACGAGGCCGAGAAGGCGGTAAAGGAGGCGCTGAAGATCGACAGCGCATCCGTTGAAAGCCTCATCCAACTGGCCCGCGTATACATCCTCAAAGACAAGAAGAATGACGCGAGAGAGGTCTTGGACGATGCAGGGAAACTGGTGCCGGATAACGCGGATGTTTACTACTACCGAGGACGCACGTATGGAAGGATCAGGCTGGCGACGTTCCGGCCACGGGCGGCCGAGAGGGAATTAAAGATCCGGGACGAGTCTTACCGGCGCGCCGTCGAGTTGAATCCGGAGCATCCGGACGCTTACTTTCGACTGGGGTTCGCCTACGAAGCGGACAGGGACGAGCCCGAAACCGCATTGGACTGGTACTTCAGGCAGGCCTCCGTGAATCCGGAGCACGACGACGCGCTCTACCGCCTGGCCTTCTGCGCGATACAGTTAAAGGACTTTCACCGGGGATACGCGTTGCTGCAACAGGTCGCCGAGTCGCAGGGTGTCCAGGCCAATCCACTTGTCGCAGGGCTGTCGGGACAACTCGAAGCCTACCACTATCATGCCCGGGACCAGCACGAACGCGCGTACCACGCCATGAGGCGGTACGTGGCGGTCCTGTCGGATATCGATCCCGAAAAGGTCGCCCTCTACAGGGATCTTTCCGGTGTGGCGTCGCCGGACGAAGCCAAAGCATACCGCGAAGCGTCGGTGCAGGAAAGGGAGAAGCTGTGGAGGACCTACTGGGCGGCCCGCGATCCTGATCCCACAACCCGGATCAACGAACGTCTGGTGGAACATTACCGGAGGATGATATTTTCCAGGCTGCACTTTTCAAAAGGCAAGGATCCCTGGGACCGCCGCGGCGAGATCTATGTTCGCTTCGGTCATCCGGACGACCGGCAGCATTTCATTTTGAAATCGGGGGAGGACGTGGTGAACGCGATATTCCCCACGGGGAACCGGGACGTGGACATGATCCGCGATGTCAGCCGGCAACGCGTCAACATGGAAGTAAACACCGGGGCTCCCAATCAGGATTTCGGCGAATTCAGCGCAAGGGCCGGCCGCGCGACCAAGTCGGTGGCTTTCCCTACCGAAAGCTGGGTCTATGTCCCCTTCGGCCTGGAGATATTCTTCACCGACCAGCGTAATTCAATGGTTTTCGACCACCCGCTTCAGGTGATTGACCTGCCTGATCGGGCGACCAATTTCGGCACGACGAACCGGCTCGCGTACAACTTCCTGAATACGCCGCGAAAACAGGCCGAGGAACTGATCAGAAAAGTGCCCGAATTCCATCGCCACGATTACGGCGGAGATCCGCTCAACTTCGTATATCAGATGGCTTCTTTCAAGGGAACCGGAGATCAGGCCGACGTCGAAGTGGCTTACAGCGTTCCTTCAGCCCAGTTGGGAAACGTGGCTGACGGCCTTGGCGAACGAACCTGGCTGTCAGGTCGGATCGCCCTCCAGGACCAGGACTTCAATTTTGTTCAGGGCACACCTTTTCAAATGGGACCCTTGCGCCGCCCCGCATCCGAGCAGGAAAAACTGCAGCTCAGTACGGGTGCTTTCCGGTTCCGTGCGCCGCCCGGAGCCTATCGGTCCGCGGTAGCTCTTCGGGATTCGCTTTCGCGGAAGTTCGGCATCTATACGGCGCCGCTCGATATCTCGGACTACAATGCAGACCGGGTTTTGTTGAGTGACATCAAGCTCGCCGCGTCCATCGTTCCCACGGAAGGTACGGGTCTGCTCGTGCGGAACGGCCTGCATATCACGCCTCACCCCGCACGACTTTATGCTCCTTCGACGCCGGTTTTCCTCTATTACGAGATCTACAACCTGACGCGAGATGCCGCGGGCAGAACGAGTTTTCGTTCGGAGTTGGAAATCGCCGCAAGGGAACCCGGGCGCAATGTCCTCCTGAGATTCCTCACCGCGCTGGGACGTCTGGTCAGCCAGCGATCCGATGAACAATCGACCTACGTGGCCTTCGAAGACGGCGGTACGTCGGCGGACGACTACGGGTACACGTCGATCGTAACGGAGGACCTGGAGCCCGGTACGTACACGCTGACCCTGACCGTCACGGATCTACACTCGGAGCGGACGGATAAGAAGACGGTTGAATTTATCGTGGTCCGGGGATGA
- a CDS encoding thioredoxin family protein → MSVVSEVRFASGFHWEDYMRNSEKNLERFNENYEKANLDPEDARFLASITTPLKVLILAEDWCGDVVQSLPPIVRMLEQSPAIAYRIFRRDENLDIMDRYLTDGSRAIPYLVFMDDGLNEVARWGPRPDECQAIMRDNKGRIPMEDIYPRIRSWYRQHGNGPLVTEIRGVLERIKRTA, encoded by the coding sequence ATGTCCGTAGTTTCCGAAGTTCGATTCGCATCGGGATTCCACTGGGAAGACTACATGCGGAACAGCGAGAAGAATCTCGAAAGGTTCAATGAAAATTACGAGAAAGCAAACCTGGATCCGGAGGATGCGCGGTTCCTCGCCTCCATCACGACGCCCTTGAAGGTGCTCATCCTCGCGGAGGACTGGTGCGGCGACGTGGTGCAAAGCCTTCCACCCATCGTCCGCATGTTGGAGCAGAGCCCGGCCATCGCGTACCGGATCTTCCGCAGGGACGAGAACCTGGACATCATGGACCGGTATCTCACTGACGGTTCCAGGGCCATTCCCTATCTCGTCTTTATGGACGACGGCCTGAACGAGGTGGCCCGGTGGGGACCACGCCCGGACGAATGCCAGGCGATCATGCGGGACAACAAGGGCAGGATCCCCATGGAAGACATCTACCCCCGCATCCGTTCCTGGTACAGGCAACACGGGAACGGCCCGCTCGTGACGGAAATCCGGGGCGTCCTCGAACGAATCAAGCGGACCGCATGA
- the feoB gene encoding ferrous iron transport protein B, which produces MTETTDTFTARESAFDVLLVGNPNTGKTSVFNSLTGLRQKTGNYPGVTVEKKTGIVAGPDGGTLRLHDMPGMYSLTPKSLDDSIAREVLIGEADENLDIRLIVVVADASNLNRNLYLVTQLIDLGIPVAVAMNMMDNAVSSGVHIDLDALSDQLKVPIVPVIASRQQGIDELRQMMFDQIGPGGSETRPAGSPEEAAQGSIGPASGPARVSFAERFPRRRLLGGLLDEALSPAAAWFGAHTKLNEVAQTSEALRVTSSDQALQTWMEGRQDASCRDDLKRIVEQVRGRLDEIQVPWRMLETILRYDQIDELYSKVVREERDTQARPSVRLDRVFTHRVAGPAIVLIVFALVFQSIFSWAETPMTLIEDGVGALGAFVYQFLPEGLLRNLLVDGVIAGVGAVLVFLPQILFLFFFLALLEDTGYMARVAFIMDRFMKSMGLSGHSVMPLLSSFACAIPGIMATRTISNWKDRLITIMIAPLMSCSARLPVYILLIGAFFPSMTILGVFTLQGLMLFTMYIFGIVVAIAAALVFKRFFMRDAVPTSFVMELPPYRLPSLKWVLLQMFERAKVFVTEAGQIILAISVVLWFLASYPQPDDYDTMSSRSRIQQSYAGQLGQLIEPAIEPLGFDWKVGIGLITSFVAREVLVSTMATIYNVEEADETSVDLRTSLQNEVDPETGERVYTPLVAVALMVFFALACQCMATVAIVKRETSSWRWPIVMIAYMTALAYIGSFVVYQGGLLLGYG; this is translated from the coding sequence ATGACCGAAACTACCGATACATTCACGGCGCGTGAATCCGCGTTCGACGTACTCCTCGTCGGCAACCCGAATACCGGCAAGACGTCCGTATTCAATTCTCTGACCGGGCTCCGGCAGAAAACGGGCAACTATCCCGGCGTGACCGTGGAGAAGAAGACGGGCATCGTGGCGGGGCCGGACGGCGGCACGCTTCGTCTCCACGACATGCCCGGAATGTACAGCCTTACCCCGAAGTCTCTCGACGATTCCATCGCACGGGAGGTGCTGATCGGGGAAGCGGACGAGAACCTGGACATCCGGCTCATCGTGGTTGTTGCGGACGCCTCGAATCTCAACAGGAACCTCTACCTGGTTACCCAGCTCATCGACCTCGGCATCCCCGTCGCCGTGGCCATGAACATGATGGACAACGCCGTCAGCAGCGGCGTCCACATCGATCTGGACGCACTCTCCGATCAACTGAAGGTCCCGATCGTACCCGTAATCGCTTCACGTCAACAGGGAATAGACGAGTTGCGACAGATGATGTTCGACCAGATCGGTCCGGGGGGATCGGAAACGCGGCCAGCCGGATCGCCGGAAGAGGCTGCGCAGGGATCGATCGGACCCGCCTCGGGTCCGGCCAGGGTTTCTTTCGCCGAACGGTTTCCGCGGCGGCGTCTGCTGGGCGGCCTGCTCGACGAAGCGCTCTCTCCCGCTGCGGCCTGGTTCGGAGCACACACGAAACTGAACGAGGTAGCGCAGACTTCGGAAGCACTGCGGGTGACTTCGAGCGACCAGGCGCTGCAGACGTGGATGGAAGGCCGCCAGGACGCCTCCTGCAGAGACGACCTGAAACGCATCGTGGAGCAGGTGCGGGGCAGGCTGGACGAGATACAGGTGCCCTGGCGGATGCTGGAGACCATTCTGCGGTATGACCAGATCGACGAGCTCTATTCCAAGGTCGTGCGGGAGGAACGAGATACCCAGGCCAGGCCAAGCGTCCGGCTGGACCGCGTGTTCACCCACCGGGTGGCCGGCCCCGCCATCGTACTGATCGTGTTCGCACTGGTCTTCCAGTCCATCTTCTCCTGGGCAGAAACGCCCATGACGCTCATCGAGGACGGAGTCGGCGCCCTGGGCGCCTTCGTCTACCAGTTTCTGCCGGAAGGCCTGTTGCGCAACCTGCTCGTGGACGGCGTCATTGCCGGGGTGGGCGCCGTGCTGGTCTTTCTCCCCCAGATCCTCTTTCTCTTCTTCTTCCTGGCTCTGCTCGAAGATACGGGCTACATGGCCCGCGTAGCCTTTATCATGGACCGTTTCATGAAGAGCATGGGACTGTCGGGCCATTCGGTCATGCCGCTGCTTTCGTCCTTTGCCTGCGCGATACCGGGCATCATGGCGACGCGGACGATCTCGAACTGGAAGGACCGCCTGATCACGATCATGATCGCGCCGCTGATGAGCTGCAGCGCCCGCCTGCCCGTATACATCCTGCTGATCGGCGCCTTCTTCCCGTCCATGACGATTTTGGGCGTATTCACGCTGCAGGGCCTCATGCTGTTCACCATGTACATCTTCGGGATTGTCGTCGCTATCGCCGCGGCGCTGGTGTTCAAGCGGTTTTTCATGAGGGACGCCGTTCCCACGAGTTTCGTCATGGAACTGCCGCCCTACCGGCTGCCCTCCCTCAAGTGGGTTTTGCTGCAAATGTTCGAACGGGCGAAGGTCTTCGTGACGGAGGCGGGCCAGATCATACTGGCCATATCGGTCGTCCTCTGGTTCCTCGCCTCGTACCCGCAACCCGACGACTACGATACCATGTCGTCCAGGTCGCGCATACAACAGAGTTACGCCGGCCAGCTCGGCCAGCTGATCGAACCGGCCATCGAGCCCCTCGGGTTCGACTGGAAGGTGGGTATCGGCCTCATCACGTCCTTCGTCGCCAGGGAAGTGCTGGTCAGCACCATGGCCACGATCTACAACGTGGAGGAGGCCGACGAGACCTCGGTCGATCTCCGAACGTCGCTCCAGAACGAGGTGGATCCGGAAACGGGCGAGCGGGTATACACACCGCTTGTGGCGGTCGCCCTCATGGTGTTCTTCGCCCTGGCCTGCCAGTGCATGGCCACGGTCGCCATCGTGAAGCGGGAGACCAGCAGTTGGCGATGGCCCATCGTCATGATCGCGTACATGACCGCCCTGGCCTATATCGGATCTTTCGTTGTCTACCAGGGAGGATTGCTCCTGGGATACGGGTAG